The following are encoded in a window of Qipengyuania soli genomic DNA:
- a CDS encoding YeeE/YedE thiosulfate transporter family protein, whose amino-acid sequence MEEAIGTSTLSLLAIPLAFIVGFALRRGSVCMVEGTRQAVILGRTLRLRAFVVAAGAAGCVVLPLSWAFPTQGMLASGFPITLATLVGGALFGLGARINGGCQFGTLGRLASGELDFLITCVAAVGGATLALRTTMLSGPAESLLMRPTVPGGIVLALFVVLAAPALRPRYWRNFIRALHRREVQLSPIPAMLVVGMVGGVLYTLAGSWTVGSLLNREGAWLLGDAANHADGKAIAGAFALLAGALYAAVWTRKFHLSPPTMRVLTANAPGGFLMGAGAALVPGGNGTLLLYSMPSASPNGWVAFAAMTAVIALTFLPHRSGRRAPR is encoded by the coding sequence ATGGAAGAGGCAATCGGGACATCGACGCTGTCCTTGCTGGCGATACCGCTCGCCTTCATCGTCGGCTTCGCCCTGCGCCGCGGCAGTGTCTGCATGGTCGAAGGAACGCGGCAGGCCGTCATCCTCGGCCGCACGCTGCGATTGCGGGCCTTTGTCGTTGCCGCTGGAGCCGCAGGCTGCGTGGTCCTGCCGCTGTCCTGGGCTTTCCCGACGCAGGGAATGCTCGCGTCCGGTTTCCCGATCACCCTGGCGACACTTGTCGGCGGGGCGCTGTTCGGGCTGGGCGCACGCATCAACGGGGGCTGCCAGTTCGGCACGCTGGGTCGCCTTGCGAGCGGCGAACTCGATTTCCTTATCACCTGCGTTGCGGCGGTTGGCGGCGCGACCCTTGCCTTGCGGACGACCATGCTCTCCGGCCCCGCCGAGTCGTTGCTCATGCGGCCAACTGTGCCGGGCGGGATTGTCCTCGCCCTGTTCGTGGTGCTTGCAGCTCCCGCACTGAGGCCCCGTTACTGGCGCAACTTCATCCGCGCGCTCCACCGCCGCGAAGTGCAGCTCAGTCCGATCCCGGCCATGCTGGTCGTCGGCATGGTCGGCGGGGTACTGTACACGCTTGCAGGTAGCTGGACGGTCGGCTCGCTGCTCAATCGCGAGGGCGCCTGGCTGCTGGGAGATGCCGCAAACCACGCCGATGGCAAGGCGATAGCAGGTGCGTTCGCGCTGCTGGCGGGTGCGCTTTATGCCGCCGTGTGGACGCGCAAGTTCCACCTCAGCCCTCCGACCATGCGGGTATTGACCGCAAATGCGCCCGGCGGCTTCCTGATGGGCGCCGGCGCCGCGCTGGTCCCGGGCGGAAACGGAACGCTGCTACTCTATTCGATGCCCTCGGCCTCGCCCAACGGGTGGGTGGCGTTTGCCGCGATGACTGCGGTGATCGCGCTTACTTTCCTGCCCCATCGCAGCGGGCGGCGAGCGCCTCGTTAA